A region of the Candidatus Dormiibacterota bacterium genome:
TTGTAGCCATGGTGACCATGGTCAATAGTCTCGATTTTGTCACCGTAACCGAGAGCGCCGCGCTGGCCGCTTCGCGCTGGATGGGGCGCGGCGAGCGCGATGCCGCCGATGGCGCCGCCGTCGAAAAAATGCGCGAAGCGCTCGGGCAGATGGATATCGCCGGGCGCATCGTGATCGGCGAAGGCGAGCGCGACGAGGCGCCGATGCTCTTCATCGGCGAGGAGCTTGGGCGGGGCGGGACGCCGGTCGATATCGCGGTCGATCCGGTCGAGGGCACGAATTTGGTCGCCAACGGCCTGCCGAACTCGATCGCGGTGATGGCCATCGCCGAGCGCGGGGGGCTGCTCCATGCGCCCGATTCCTATATGAAGAAGCTCGCCGTAGGCCCCAAGGCGGCCCCGTACGTGCACCTCGATGCCTCCGTGCGCGAGAACCTCGATGCCGTGGCGAACGCCCTCGAAAAACCCATCAGCGACGTCTGCGTCGTGATTCTGGACCGTCCGCGCCACGCTGACCTCATCCGCGAGGTGCGCGAGGCGGGCGCCCGGATTAAGCTGATCTCGGACGGCGATGTGGACGCCTGCATTGCGACGGCCATCGAATCGACCGGCATTCACGTGGCGATGGGCACCGGCGGAGCGCCCGAAGGCGTCCTTGCGGCCGCCGCCATCAAGTGCTTGGGCGGCAATTTCATGGGTCGCTTGCAGCCGCGCCACCAAGAGGAGGCCGATCGGGCGACCGCGATGGGCTTCGGCGATTTGAACCGCTTGCTGCTCATCGACGATCTGGTGAAGAGCGATAACGTGATCTTCTGCGCGAGCGGCATCACGGACGGCGATTTGGTGCGTGGGGTACGCTTTTTCGGCAATCACGCGCGGACGCACTCGATTTTGGTCCACTCGAATGGAACCGTTCGCTTCATTGAGTCGGTTCATCGGCTTGGGGCTCGGCCGCGCTAGCATCGGCTGCGCCGGCCGCTCTCCTCGAAAAGAAATACATGGAACGACATCGGTACGACCTGGTTATCGTCGGAGCCGGCTCCGGCGGGTACGCGGCCGCTCGGACGGCGCGCGATCTCGGCGCGAGCGTCGCGCTGGTTGACGAAGGCCCGCTCGGCGGGCTGTGCATCCTGCGCGGATGCATGCCCAGCAAAGCGCTTCTCGCGTCCAGCGATGCCGCCCACGACGCGCGGGAGGCGGCGGGCCTGGGCGTACACGTCGGCAGCTTGCGGCTCGAT
Encoded here:
- the glpX gene encoding class II fructose-bisphosphatase, whose translation is MVNSLDFVTVTESAALAASRWMGRGERDAADGAAVEKMREALGQMDIAGRIVIGEGERDEAPMLFIGEELGRGGTPVDIAVDPVEGTNLVANGLPNSIAVMAIAERGGLLHAPDSYMKKLAVGPKAAPYVHLDASVRENLDAVANALEKPISDVCVVILDRPRHADLIREVREAGARIKLISDGDVDACIATAIESTGIHVAMGTGGAPEGVLAAAAIKCLGGNFMGRLQPRHQEEADRATAMGFGDLNRLLLIDDLVKSDNVIFCASGITDGDLVRGVRFFGNHARTHSILVHSNGTVRFIESVHRLGARPR